The Candidatus Kryptonium sp. genome contains a region encoding:
- a CDS encoding metalloregulator ArsR/SmtB family transcription factor, which translates to MKLKISKIAKALSDETRCKIFELIARSKEISCKEITEKIGLKQPTISHHLRFLQESELVNVRKEGQYHYFSVNKQTVKEFAEYLKKFTK; encoded by the coding sequence ATGAAATTAAAGATTTCAAAAATAGCAAAAGCACTTTCAGACGAAACAAGATGTAAAATTTTTGAGTTAATAGCAAGATCAAAAGAGATAAGTTGTAAAGAGATAACTGAGAAGATCGGATTGAAACAGCCGACGATATCGCATCACTTGAGATTTTTGCAAGAAAGCGAGCTCGTTAATGTCCGAAAAGAAGGACAATATCATTACTTTAGCGTTAATAAGCAAACGGTCAAAGAATTTGCTGAATACTTGAAAAAATTTACAAAATAA
- the lptC gene encoding LPS export ABC transporter periplasmic protein LptC, with protein MKIKFLIITFLAFLFLSCEEKLKPSIINLPNQQIPSQESWDATIIFSDSGKVRAIVKANHIMVFQDQEITILNQGFRVDFYDENGKHTSYLIADSGRVIERTRNLEAYGNIIAVSSEGTKVETSKLFWDNDRKKVRSDAFVKVTSPNEVLQGYGFEADQDLKNYVVYKVSGQAKVEEK; from the coding sequence ATGAAAATTAAATTTTTGATCATCACGTTTCTTGCTTTCTTGTTTTTGTCTTGCGAGGAAAAACTAAAACCATCAATAATTAACTTACCTAATCAACAAATCCCATCTCAAGAATCGTGGGATGCTACAATAATTTTCAGCGATTCGGGCAAGGTCAGAGCAATCGTTAAAGCAAATCATATCATGGTTTTTCAAGACCAGGAGATAACTATTCTGAATCAGGGTTTCAGGGTTGATTTTTATGATGAAAATGGTAAACATACTTCCTACCTTATTGCTGATAGTGGGCGGGTGATTGAAAGAACGAGAAATCTTGAGGCATATGGAAATATCATTGCGGTTTCAAGCGAGGGGACGAAGGTTGAAACGAGCAAGTTGTTTTGGGACAACGATAGAAAAAAGGTAAGATCAGATGCCTTCGTGAAAGTAACCTCGCCAAACGAGGTGCTTCAGGGTTATGGATTTGAAGCAGATCAAGATCTGAAAAACTATGTAGTCTATAAGGTAAGCGGGCAAGCAAAGGTTGAAGAAAAGTAA
- a CDS encoding KpsF/GutQ family sugar-phosphate isomerase produces the protein MEREQTVIEKDVIEIGKRVIQIEASAVAELEKRIDENFAKVVELILNSQGRVIITGVGKSGIIARKIVATLNSTGTPALYLHPVDAIHGDLGVVRKEDVVICISKSGDTVEVLRLIPIFKRIGVPIISMVGNLNSQLARVSDYVLNVSVKEEACPYNLAPTASTTATLAMGDALAIALLEKRNFTKENFALFHPGGNLGKRLLLKVEELMVTGNEVPIVHISTPMRETIIEMTSKRLGATCVVNDEGKLVGIITDGDLRRLLQRTENVFALTAGDVMTKNPKTIKKDALAVTALQQMETYNITQLVVIDDEKKPIGMIHIHDLVKAGLSSSETDNEVEQ, from the coding sequence ATGGAAAGAGAGCAAACCGTAATTGAAAAAGATGTGATTGAAATTGGAAAGAGGGTTATACAAATTGAGGCATCAGCAGTTGCTGAACTTGAGAAGAGGATTGATGAAAATTTCGCGAAAGTTGTTGAGTTGATCTTAAATTCGCAGGGAAGGGTGATAATAACAGGCGTTGGTAAATCTGGAATCATAGCAAGGAAGATAGTTGCAACTTTGAATTCTACTGGGACACCTGCTCTTTACCTTCATCCTGTTGATGCGATTCATGGCGATCTAGGTGTGGTTAGAAAGGAGGATGTGGTGATATGTATTTCAAAAAGCGGGGACACGGTTGAGGTCCTTCGTTTAATTCCGATATTTAAGCGAATTGGTGTGCCTATTATCTCAATGGTCGGTAATCTCAATTCTCAACTTGCGCGTGTTTCTGACTATGTTTTAAATGTTAGCGTCAAAGAAGAGGCTTGTCCGTATAATTTAGCTCCAACTGCTTCAACAACCGCAACGCTTGCTATGGGAGATGCTCTTGCTATAGCACTTCTTGAAAAGAGAAACTTTACCAAGGAAAATTTCGCTCTTTTCCATCCTGGTGGAAATCTTGGAAAAAGATTGCTGTTAAAAGTTGAAGAACTTATGGTCACAGGTAATGAAGTCCCAATCGTTCACATATCAACGCCGATGCGTGAGACGATCATTGAGATGACATCAAAACGACTTGGGGCAACTTGTGTTGTTAATGATGAGGGGAAACTTGTCGGGATTATTACAGATGGGGATTTAAGAAGATTGCTTCAGCGAACGGAAAATGTCTTCGCTCTAACCGCAGGCGATGTGATGACAAAAAATCCGAAGACGATAAAAAAAGATGCTCTTGCAGTGACAGCGCTTCAACAGATGGAGACTTACAACATCACTCAACTTGTGGTAATTGACGATGAAAAAAAACCAATCGGGATGATACACATTCATGATCTTGTCAAAGCGGGATTAAGTTCATCCGAAACAGATAACGAAGTTGAGCAATGA
- the aspS gene encoding aspartate--tRNA ligase, translated as MIFKKRTHTCGELRASDVGKIVTLNGWVDRRRDLGGLIFVDLRDRYGKTQIVFSPQHSPEAYQVAKELKSEYVISVTGKVERRPKGAENPHLPTGEIDILADEVQILSKSETPPFLIEDDINVSEELRLKYRYLDLRRPSMQANLITRHKMAQIVRKYFDENNFLEIETSFLVKSTPEGARDFLVPSRIHPGKFYALPQSPQLYKQILMVAGFDRYFQIVKCFRDEDLRADRQPEFTQIDVEMSFVTEEDVFNIVEGLMVKLFKEIKGIEIQTPFPRIPYSEAIQTYGTDKPDLRFDLKIVNVTDIFRTTEFKVFREAIENGAVICGLNLQGCGNYSRKQIDELSSLAKSFGAGGLVHFKVENGELDSPIAKYVSRFSLQRLKEKMNSKDGDLIILVSDKPEKIYSILGNLRLELGRRLNLIDEQDFKLAWIVDFPLLEWDEEENRWVSVHHPFTSPKLEDIHLLDIDPGKVRARAYDLVLNGNEVAGGSIRIHDAELQQKIFKLLGISEDEAKKKFGFLIEAFKYGPPPHGGIAFGFDRLVMLFTGMKSIRDVIAFPKTSSAISLMDDAPSEVDPKQLDELHIQIKRED; from the coding sequence ATGATTTTCAAGAAGAGAACGCACACCTGCGGTGAATTGAGAGCAAGTGATGTTGGAAAGATTGTCACGCTTAATGGTTGGGTTGATAGAAGAAGAGATCTTGGGGGATTAATTTTCGTTGATTTAAGAGATCGCTACGGAAAAACGCAAATTGTTTTCTCGCCTCAACATAGCCCAGAAGCATACCAAGTTGCGAAAGAATTGAAATCTGAATATGTAATTTCTGTGACAGGTAAGGTGGAAAGAAGACCAAAAGGAGCTGAAAATCCGCACCTTCCAACGGGAGAAATTGACATACTTGCCGATGAAGTGCAAATCTTGAGCAAATCAGAAACACCTCCTTTTCTAATTGAAGACGATATAAATGTTTCCGAAGAACTACGACTAAAATACAGATACCTTGATCTAAGAAGACCTTCAATGCAGGCGAACTTAATAACGAGACATAAAATGGCTCAAATCGTAAGAAAATATTTTGACGAAAACAATTTTCTTGAGATAGAAACATCTTTTCTCGTAAAAAGCACACCCGAAGGGGCAAGAGATTTCCTCGTCCCAAGCAGAATTCATCCTGGGAAATTTTACGCTCTCCCGCAATCGCCACAACTTTACAAACAAATTTTGATGGTCGCAGGCTTTGATAGATATTTTCAAATTGTAAAATGTTTTAGGGACGAAGATTTAAGAGCAGATAGACAACCCGAGTTCACCCAAATTGATGTTGAAATGTCATTTGTCACAGAAGAAGATGTTTTTAATATCGTTGAAGGGTTAATGGTGAAATTATTCAAAGAAATTAAAGGAATTGAAATTCAAACTCCATTTCCGAGAATCCCATATTCAGAAGCAATTCAAACCTATGGAACGGATAAACCTGATTTGAGATTTGATTTAAAAATTGTCAATGTGACGGATATCTTCAGAACGACAGAGTTTAAAGTGTTCAGGGAAGCGATAGAAAACGGCGCTGTTATATGCGGTTTAAATCTTCAAGGATGTGGAAACTATTCAAGGAAACAAATTGATGAACTTTCATCTCTTGCAAAAAGTTTCGGCGCTGGCGGACTTGTGCATTTCAAAGTTGAAAACGGGGAACTTGATTCACCAATTGCAAAATATGTCTCAAGGTTTTCGCTTCAGAGATTAAAAGAAAAAATGAATTCAAAAGATGGCGACTTGATAATCCTTGTTTCCGATAAACCAGAAAAAATTTATTCAATACTTGGGAATCTTCGCCTTGAGCTTGGAAGAAGGTTAAATTTAATTGATGAACAAGATTTTAAACTTGCTTGGATAGTTGATTTCCCACTGCTTGAATGGGATGAGGAGGAAAATCGCTGGGTTTCGGTTCATCATCCATTTACTTCTCCAAAACTTGAAGATATACATCTTCTTGACATAGATCCTGGGAAAGTTCGCGCAAGAGCGTATGACCTTGTGTTAAACGGAAATGAAGTGGCCGGAGGAAGCATAAGAATTCACGACGCAGAACTTCAACAGAAAATCTTTAAACTTCTTGGCATTTCGGAAGATGAAGCTAAGAAAAAGTTTGGCTTTTTAATTGAAGCGTTTAAATACGGACCGCCACCGCATGGAGGAATCGCCTTCGGGTTTGATCGCCTCGTCATGCTTTTCACGGGTATGAAATCAATTCGCGATGTGATCGCATTCCCTAAAACAAGCAGTGCGATCTCACTTATGGATGACGCCCCATCAGAAGTTGATCCAAAACAACTTGATGAACTTCACATCCAGATAAAGAGGGAAGATTGA
- a CDS encoding glycosyl hydrolase-related protein, translating into MKKYFGILVSHTHWDRAWYWPFQFLRARLIETIDQIIDVLEKDDNFKCFVLDGQTIIIEDYLEVKPENKEKIKKLVSTGKLVIGPWYVLMDEFLESPEAMIRNLMLGRKIADEFGQLMNEGYIPDSFGHIASLPKILSGFGIRSVIFTRGMGKEYEKLGNEFWWEANDGSKILAIYQRNGYWNCSCLGFEYEWGDYRFDQPDFNLALEKVKKEFNSLKKGAKTKYILLNNGTDHAPIQPQIPRIIKFLNQNLTDFEVTQGSFSDFVNSILKSNPKLETFRGELNKNYHHLIVQSVYSTRIYLKHQNFICQNLLEKYAEPLSAFLFTQTGEDYSPLIWTAWKTLLKNHPHDDICGCGIDEIHMDMEDRFRQVKQLAQFIIEEMACKISSMINAEEGAGMIFVYNPLNFERKELIKAQVFIDDENLIDGFILKDDAGNEIYFNFSSKGKEFKMGILKGGFKNVFEIEFLAVLPPTGYKIFQLVPAKNKDRKHRSSKLKTNGRKIENEFFIVTVNDDGTLKIKDKRNGITYNALNLFEDDEDAGDEYTYSRSEKSQKITSTNFKPKISLVEDTPFKATIMIEYDLKLPKSLDSDFKSRSSEKTICNLKTFITLYDGTERIDIRTEFENNARDHRLRVLFPTGIKSKTHFADGHFEILERLNPYLDTEELNKNEKPYTTRHQNTFVCLHNGKNGLMIANRGLPEYEILESTKGDIIALTLLRSVGHLSRKSLHRNQQAGPQIQTPDAQCLGKHIFEYSIIPIAGDFFKSNAYLKAFSFAYPPLSVFKTESYPYKKTLPPVLSLIETDSKSMILSSIKIAEDKEGIVVRFYNVRDATEKFKLKTYRSFKIYKADLKEDKIKEIKSNGDKASLTARKGEVLTLYFAI; encoded by the coding sequence ATGAAAAAATACTTCGGAATCCTCGTAAGCCACACTCACTGGGACAGAGCTTGGTACTGGCCATTCCAATTTCTTCGGGCAAGACTGATAGAAACAATTGATCAAATTATTGATGTCCTTGAAAAAGATGACAATTTTAAATGTTTTGTTCTTGATGGCCAAACCATCATAATTGAAGATTACCTTGAGGTAAAACCGGAAAACAAAGAAAAGATAAAAAAGCTTGTCAGCACCGGGAAACTGGTCATAGGTCCGTGGTATGTCTTAATGGATGAATTCCTTGAAAGCCCCGAAGCAATGATAAGAAATCTCATGCTTGGCAGAAAAATCGCAGATGAGTTTGGACAATTAATGAATGAAGGATATATTCCAGATTCATTTGGACACATTGCAAGCCTACCTAAAATTTTATCTGGATTCGGAATTCGTTCTGTAATTTTCACTCGTGGAATGGGAAAGGAATATGAAAAACTTGGCAATGAATTTTGGTGGGAAGCAAATGACGGTAGCAAAATACTCGCAATTTATCAAAGAAATGGATATTGGAATTGCTCCTGCCTCGGATTTGAATATGAATGGGGCGACTATAGATTTGATCAACCTGACTTCAACCTTGCGCTTGAAAAAGTGAAAAAAGAATTTAATTCTTTAAAAAAAGGCGCTAAAACAAAATATATCCTTCTAAATAACGGCACAGATCATGCCCCAATTCAACCTCAAATCCCGAGGATAATTAAATTCCTAAACCAAAATCTCACAGATTTTGAAGTAACTCAAGGAAGCTTTTCGGATTTTGTTAATTCAATCCTCAAATCAAATCCAAAACTTGAAACATTTAGAGGCGAGCTAAACAAAAATTATCATCACCTCATAGTCCAAAGCGTTTACTCAACGAGAATTTACTTAAAACATCAAAATTTCATCTGCCAAAATTTGCTAGAAAAATACGCTGAACCGCTAAGCGCATTTTTATTTACTCAAACTGGCGAGGATTATTCACCGCTTATTTGGACAGCTTGGAAAACGCTTCTCAAAAATCATCCACACGACGACATCTGCGGTTGCGGAATTGACGAAATCCATATGGATATGGAGGATAGGTTCAGGCAAGTAAAACAATTAGCACAATTTATAATTGAAGAAATGGCTTGCAAAATTTCATCAATGATCAACGCTGAAGAAGGTGCGGGAATGATTTTCGTTTATAATCCGCTTAACTTTGAGCGGAAAGAATTAATAAAAGCACAAGTTTTTATTGACGATGAAAACTTGATAGATGGTTTTATTTTGAAAGACGATGCGGGAAACGAAATTTACTTCAATTTTTCATCAAAAGGCAAAGAATTTAAAATGGGGATCCTAAAAGGCGGATTTAAAAATGTTTTTGAGATTGAATTTTTAGCTGTCCTCCCACCAACTGGATATAAAATTTTTCAATTGGTACCAGCGAAAAATAAAGACAGAAAACATAGGTCTTCAAAGTTGAAAACCAACGGCAGGAAGATTGAAAATGAGTTCTTTATAGTCACAGTTAATGACGACGGGACATTAAAAATCAAAGATAAAAGAAACGGAATAACTTACAATGCCCTTAATCTGTTTGAAGACGATGAAGATGCAGGAGACGAATACACTTATTCACGCTCCGAAAAAAGTCAGAAAATTACGAGCACGAACTTCAAACCTAAAATTTCACTCGTTGAAGATACGCCTTTTAAAGCAACGATAATGATAGAATACGATTTGAAACTCCCCAAATCTTTGGATTCTGACTTCAAATCAAGAAGCAGTGAAAAAACGATTTGCAATCTTAAAACTTTTATAACTTTATATGACGGCACTGAAAGAATTGATATAAGAACTGAATTTGAAAATAACGCACGAGACCACAGATTAAGAGTTTTGTTTCCAACAGGAATTAAATCTAAAACGCACTTTGCTGATGGGCATTTTGAAATCCTTGAAAGATTAAATCCATATCTTGACACTGAAGAACTGAACAAGAATGAAAAGCCTTATACAACAAGGCATCAAAATACTTTTGTCTGTCTGCACAATGGCAAGAACGGGCTTATGATCGCAAATCGCGGTTTGCCCGAATATGAAATTTTAGAATCCACGAAAGGGGACATAATAGCATTAACACTTTTGAGATCGGTTGGTCATCTTTCAAGAAAAAGCTTGCACCGAAATCAACAAGCAGGACCACAGATTCAAACGCCAGATGCTCAATGTTTAGGTAAACATATTTTTGAATATTCAATTATCCCAATTGCTGGTGATTTCTTTAAATCAAACGCATATCTCAAAGCCTTTTCATTTGCCTATCCCCCTCTTTCAGTTTTTAAAACAGAGTCATATCCCTACAAAAAAACTTTACCGCCTGTTTTGAGTTTAATTGAAACGGATTCAAAAAGTATGATCTTAAGCTCAATTAAAATTGCCGAGGATAAGGAAGGGATAGTCGTTAGATTTTACAATGTAAGAGATGCTACCGAAAAATTTAAATTAAAAACCTATCGCAGTTTCAAAATTTACAAAGCAGATTTGAAAGAAGACAAGATCAAAGAGATAAAAAGCAATGGAGATAAAGCATCGTTAACCGCCCGGAAGGGCGAAGTCTTAACTTTGTATTTTGCTATTTAA